The DNA region AATAGTTATTTGCGTTTTGTTAGCATACAGTACATGACATGCGCGCGCgcgcatatatgtatatatagctaGGTTCTACTcccaataaatattaaataagcaTGCATACGATATATTAAACTCAAGCTGACTGCATACATATGTTATACCCcgcttattaatttatttgtatgtaTCTTGATATATCGAATTAGAAGCTTAAGctttttaaatatataggaTTCGTTGAATTTGATATATAAGCTTGATTAAAACGTTTACTAAAACTATCAATTAATGCTTGATTAATTTATAGTTTCCTGGCTAGCTAGctgatatatattaattcttatatttttttaggcgATAGATCGAgtaatttttaattaagtactagtaaatatataataataccaTGCATGAATATTGTTGACGACTACATATagctattaaaaataaattttcagaaAGTTGCTAATAATAAGATCAGACCGATCAGATGTAACTTACACAGCTACGCTAAAGAATAAATGGGAGGAAAATTTACACacacatatgcatatatatatatatatattatattatatcatacGTGTGTCATGTCCCGGCCCTCATCATGTTATATATGCTAGTAATTAAttcaagataaaaaataatttttacctaAACTACcatattttctttcaacttaCAATATCACGAACTACTACTACTTTCTCATCAATTTGCACCATATATAACTAATTATCACGAAAATTCATGTGCCACATGTgtaatttttataatgattctaGGTCGACTTATcatttttaatcatatttattagcatgacacattttaaataatttatatattaataatctaaaaataataactacTTAAAATAGGCCACTTTTAACAAATATGACTAGAAATATTGAtaattgcataaaaaaattgttatatatacatGGGACCTGAGAGGATGATTAAGGTCGGTGTACGAGTACTGGACCACTTAACAGAATTTTGAGGACCGAAAAGGCAACTTCAGTACTTGTCTTCACTAGTACTCTACTCACATATGTATTAATTAAACAACACgctttcatataatatatatcagcGTAGAAATGGTTTGGATTAAGAAATCCTTCTTACTTATTTCACgtgattattataattttttttaattttaaataaatataataaataatttaaaatttttaaaatttaaaataataataatattaaaaaataatattttaataatattttatttaaattttaacttttatctcaattcagtATCCAAACCTAAATTTCAACAGCACGTACACACGAAAATCCGCACCAACACCATCGATCCATTTGATCTCCACTTAGGCATAGTCATGCGTGAGGGTATAGATCGAATTTTCAAAGGAAGTTTCATTCTGCACAAAATCTAACAGAGGGGCTTGGCATTCTTATAAATATACAACTAGCTAGCTACCCACTTCACTTGCGTTAGACTCAGCATAGTGTAAGAAAACCACAATTCCTCCATTCTAGAAGTCCTGTAcgtactctctctttctctattgCTGGCTAGCTTTTGGGAATTAAAGATCTGAgagtgaaaaaatattaaagaagcGACGATAGCGTCCATGGAAACGGCTGGAGTAATGGGTGATCAAGAGGCCATGGTTGATTGGAGAGGGAGACCCTTCATTAATCCTAGCAAACATGGTGGGATGAGAGCAGCTGGCTTTGTCCTTGGTATATATTGATCTGATCTTTTTCTCTGTTCGACTATTTAAAGCTTTTAGCAtgataacatgtatatatattcaattttaattcttaggTATATATACGTATGTACTTTCTATATAATATTGCATTGCTTAATCATGTTAATGTATTAACTTAAATACTGAGATTAATGTGAAGTGTGCGATTACTTTCAGGGCTACAAGCGTTTGAGATAATGGCCATAGCTGCCGTTGGGAACAACCTCATAACATACTTGATTAACGAGATGCACTTCTCTTTGTCCAAGTCTGCCAACATAGTGACAAACTTTGTCGGAACTCTCTTTCTCCTGGCGCTCCTTGGCGGCTATCTTTCAGATTCATATCTTGGGAGTTTCTGGACCATGCTCATCTTTGGTTTTGTTGAACTTTCTGTAAGCCAGCTTttatctcaatatatatatatcaactattATTTCCCTCCGGCACGActttttctccctctctctctcaactcggCCACATGGCATAAAAGTAATTCTAGGTTCAATTTATATCCAATTACATTCTATCCGAAGCATATATAGACGTacaaagctagctagctgtcgCGGCACAATTACGACGTACAATGGCATGCAACTAGATATAATAAAGATCATACATAGCTAGCTAGGGATCGAGGACAGGGAGGAGTAAGCTAGGGACTGGTCTTGGCCTGGTTAATTTACACGGTTTTTTGTTGGGGACATGCAGGGTTTCATATTACTCTCGGTTCAAGCCCATCTTCCCCAATTAAAGCCACCACCGTGTAACATGCTGTCTGATGGAGAACAATATTGTACGGAAGCAAAGGAGATGAAAGCTTTGATATTCTTTGTAGCACTCTACTTAGTTGCATTAGGGAGTGGATGTGTTAAACCCAACATGATTGCTCATGGGGGTGACCAGTTCAACCAAGATAATCCCAAACAATCCAAGAAGCTCTCCTCGTACTTCAATGCTGCCTATTTCGCGTTCTCTTTGGGCGAACTTATTGCCCTTACAATTCTTGTGTGGGTCCAAACTCATTCCGGAATGGATGTAGGCTTTGGAGTCTCGGCTGCTGCTATGGCTATGGGATTAATCAGCTTGGTCTCTGGTACTTTATATTACCGGAACAAGCCCCCTCAAGGAAGCATTTTCACCCCCATTGCTCAAGTAATTATaactgatattttattttatgtgtatcTCATTCAATTAATTTCctcttctttaattttaatttaattttgtgctTGTGATCTTTTCTATTATTTAATTCtacattaatattattgtttaatTCTTTTCAGGTTTTTGTGGCtgcaattttaaaaagaaagttgCAAGTTTGTTCATCTAACAGACGAATGCTTCACGGAAGCCAAAACAAGGTGCCAAATAACGTTAGCTTGTCTTCTGATACTGGCAGTCTCCTTCACACTGAAAAGTTCAGGTATATTTGGAAGACGatttgtttcttaatttatcCGATcttattttactacatattgTTGCGGCTTCTGCTTCGTTCTTCACACACTTTCAAATCATAAACGAAAAAGAATAAGAACGTATAAGAAGATCAGcacccttttcctttttcagcttgtttatcaattcatgATTAGATCGAGAATAGTAGCTCTttctgattatatatatacatgttagttTCCCCAGTTATGGTTTTCTTACGTACGGTATGGAAAatctactaattaattaattgaccACACCCAAAAATATCAGGTTCTTGGACAGAGCTTGCATCGAAATCCACGACGGGGCTCATACAGAGGAAAGCCGATGGAGATTGTGCACGGTTACTCAAGTGCAGCAAGTGAAGATTCTGATCTCAGTTGTTCCGATCTTTGCATGCACCATCGTTTTCAATACCATTTTAGCCCAACTCCAAACATTCTCAGTCCAACAAGGAAGTGCAATGGATACAAGACTCACAAAATTCTTCAACATTCCACCAGCTTCACTTCAATCCATCCCCTACATAATGCTCATCTTTCTAGTCCCTGTCTATGACACTTTTTTTGTCCCTTTTGCCAGAAAATTCACGGGACACAACTCTGGAATTGCCCCTTTACAGCGGATAGGCTTCGGCCTGTTTTTTGTAACATTTTCAATGGTTTCAGCTGCCAtaatggagaagaagagaagggagGCTGCAGTAAACCTAAACCAAAAACTATCCATTTTCTGGATCACCCCTCAATTCTTAATCTTTGGATTATCGGAAATGTTTACGGCCGTAGGCctcattgaatttttttacaaacaaTCCTTGAAAGGGACGAAAGCATTTTTAACAGCCATGACATATTGCTCCTACTCGTTTGGATTCTATCTGAGTTCCTTACTGGTTTCAATGGTGAATAAGATCACCTCAAGTTCCTCAAATGGCGGTTGGCTCCATGAAAATGATCTCAACACAGACAGGCTAGATCTTTTCTACTGGCTCCTGGCAGCCCTTAGCTTTCTAAACTTCCTCAATTATCTCTTTTGGTCCAGGTGGTTTTCTAAGAGCTCATGCCCATCAAGCACCTTAAAACATGCGGCTCATGCAGAGGATTATCCCCCAGCTTATAGCTTCGACACCGCAAAACACGTTGGAGCTGTTGATCATAAATATTCCTTGAATGACATATATATCTCAACAAGTTCCTAGCTACCATCTTGTAAGATAAATAGATTAAGAATATCGGATAAGGCCGGATCTCTCGAAGGCttatgtcttcttcttcttttttttctctctttttttgttttgggggggggggggggggggggggggggggggtggggttaGGGGAAAAAGGCAATCAAGTGAAGCTTGAGCAGAtcctatttcattttcattaatgACGGCTATGTCTAGATCCTGTTTCGTTAGAAGACctacttaaaatatattggaaagCTCATTTCCCTTTCTTTCATGATAATTAACTACATGATCATAATCCGAACACATGGGACGTGTGAAAATAAGCTGCACTTCTCAAGTTAATTAACAAGTCGCGCACTcgaatatgttaattttttgtttctatatATATCCTATTTTAAATTCTGTTTATACCTAATTCATATGAATTAGTTGCTTGAACGTGACAGCTTTATTCTATtactattttaataatttgattcTAAGAGGAAATGAGACCAAATTAgccttgtttggataatgagttcatcttaactcatcttatcattacaattttttctaactttcaaataaaatataataaagaattcaattctttcaaattttaaaacaaaaataatattaaaaaactatattctaacaatattatattcaactttcaactatcatctcatcttctttcaactatcatatcattttatttcaactcaactcactacCCAAACCTCAAGAAgacataattttcttttttaccttTATAATTCTATAATCTTTCAAATTTACAGTCATTTAACACAAAAATATACAGATGATTCGGCTCAATAGAAACGAAGAGTTTTTCTATAAATCAACCACTATTCACCCCACACCTCACACTTGATAtagcttttgttttgtttttcttacatGTTGAAATGCACGTTTTGAGGATAAGAGgtcatttcaaattttctttcatCCAGTCCCACATTCACCCCTCTCTAGTTCGTGAGAATTTTTTGCCGCCCCTTTACTCAGCTTTGTAAGTAATTCCACTACCATTTTTCCTTCCATATTAGTGAGTACTGCTTATTTATTGAGAGAGGTGAAGGGAGGACAAGAAAGTTTGTTTGTGTTATGGATTTTGTGAGATGGGTATTGCAAATTTTAGGGCTTAGGGCATGGAGATACTTGCAAGTCCGTCAATTTTTCGAGAGACTTGACTAAAATATGAAATGGGCCTGTTTTTTCTGCATTAACACTGCCCCAACAACCTTTCTTGAGGCATCACACTCAATCACAAAAGGTTGAGTGAAGTCAGGCAAAGTTAGCACAGGTGGACTAGTGACTGCTTTATTTTGGTAAAGGCCTCCTTAACTTCTTGGGCCCACttaaattggtttttctttAACAAGTTGGTTAGAGGTCCAACAATACTTCCATACcccttttctaaattttatgtAGTAACTTGTGTGGCCTAGGAAGCCCCTAAGACCCTTGAGGGTTGTAGGACCCAAATAATTACCTCAGTACAAGCAAAACTACATTTAGAGGCCTTAGCTAGCAAGTGGTGTTGTTTTAGTGTTTCAAGGGTCACTTTCAGATGTTGCAAGTGGTCTTTGGTCTTCTACTGTCTTGCTATACACCaatttgtcataaaaaaaaaaaaaatccaagatAAATATCCTCAAATAAGGCCTAAATTTCTCATTCATTAGGTTTTGAAACGTAGAAGAGGCATTAGTTAGGCCAAATGACATAACTAAAAATTTGTAATTCCCATCATGTGTCCTAAAGGCAGTCTTAGGGACATGTTCACTTTTTACTTTGATATGATGATAACCAGATTGTAGGTCTAGTTTTGAGAACACCATTGCCCCACTAAGTTCATCTAGTAGCTGCTCTACCACAGGGATTGGATACTTGTCTTTCACAATGACCTTGTTCATGGCTTATAATCCACACACATCCTCCATGACCTATCAACCTTCCTCACTAACAATACTAGGATGAGTAAGGACTCTGACTTGGCTGAATCACACCTGTTTTTAGTAGTTCATGAACAATTTTCTCTATTTCATCATTCTGAAAGTAGAGGTATCTATAGGGTCTCACTAACACAGGCATAATATTAGGTAATATGATTATAGAATGGTCATGTGTTCTGCTGGTTGGTAGACCTTTGGGCTCCCCAAACACATCAGCAAGCTTCCCTAACAAGTTTACGAATCTACTCCCATTCTTGGGGTTTGGTTGTCCCTATAAGCTATAACCATACCCCCATTTTCTCTAGTTTATTAAGTTTATGTAAGCCCCCATCTTCAATGTTGCTGGAAGGTTATAACCCCTTGAGTAAAACTTCCTTGCCCCCTTATTGAAGCCAATAGTCAGGCTGCCCAAATTCCACAATATTGGGCCTAATTCCCTCAACCAATGCACCCTTAATACCATATTACACCCAACTAAAACCAGGACATGCACTTCAATGACAAATTCCACTCTCTGCAATTTAAAGTTGAGTTTAGGACACCTCCCCTCACTTGAAATTTCCTCCCCATTGGCCACCTTAGCCTTAACTGTTTCCTTCTCAAGTAATGCAATATTTCCCTTCCTTACTACTGAAGGGTCTAAGAAGTTATGGGTGCTGCCCGAATCAATAAGGACCACTATGATTTGACTTCCCATGTTACCCTTAATCCTCATGGCTTAGGATTATGAGATCCCACAAAAGCATGAAGCAAGATTTCTGGCTAACTCTCAATTAATTATAGATTACCCATCTCTTCTCCCTCTAGTCTATCAATCTATGCATTTTGGTCACAACTACAATCATCCACTTCCTTAATTAAAAACAGTTGAGAGTTTAGGACATTTGTGGCTAGGATTCCACTTGGAATCACAATAGTAACAGAGCCCTTTGTCTCTTTATCTTTCATCTGACTTTGGTTAATCTTTTGGACTAGAACCAAGGCCTTTGAAGGTCCTTTTGGGGTTGTCGTGTGGTTGGTTAGTGGCTGTTTAGAAGCCACTTGGTCAGATAGTGGTAAACTCCCTTTGTAACTTCTCTTGGTCACTCCCACATGTTCTTGGATTTTTGCTAGACTGTAGGCAGTCAGCAAACTATCAAGTTTAAACATCCTGATAGGTAGCCTTATGTCATCTCTCAACCCACTCAAAAAATAGCTGAGTTTATAGGATTCCGATAACTCTCTAAGTCTGTTTGAGAAAGcctcaaatttaaatttatgcTCTTCTACTAATCCAGATTGTTTAAGCTTTATCAAGGCCTCCACAAGGTCATCATATGACCTATGGCCAAATCTAGTAAGTAAAGCTTGTGTAAACCCCGCCCAAGTTCCCAAACTGCCAGATTCTTTTAGGTCCCGGAACCAGACCAAAGCTTGGCCTTCCATGTGGAATAAGGCTAATCTTAGCTTATGATGAGGTAAAGTATTATAAAAGGCAAATAAGTTATTAGCCTTGTAGATCCAACTCGTGGGGTCTTTCTTATTGAAATTAGGGAAATCAATACGTACTAACCTTCATAGTGTTCCTATTGCAGGTTCCCAAGGATCCTCATGCTACTGCTGTTGCAATGGAATGTCCCTAACGGTTTCCACATACCATCTTCCCTTCTGACATCCACTAATAACATACTGCAAAAGATAAAATAACATAACGTGCATGCTCCTATGGGCCTTGCAGCAAATAAAGGAAATATTACTTAAACAATACGTAAGTTCCAAGCCCACTAGCCCACTATCACCACTGCAATCCAATGTCTCGAGCCCATCCGTGTCCT from Carya illinoinensis cultivar Pawnee chromosome 6, C.illinoinensisPawnee_v1, whole genome shotgun sequence includes:
- the LOC122313875 gene encoding protein NRT1/ PTR FAMILY 4.3-like, yielding METAGVMGDQEAMVDWRGRPFINPSKHGGMRAAGFVLGLQAFEIMAIAAVGNNLITYLINEMHFSLSKSANIVTNFVGTLFLLALLGGYLSDSYLGSFWTMLIFGFVELSGFILLSVQAHLPQLKPPPCNMLSDGEQYCTEAKEMKALIFFVALYLVALGSGCVKPNMIAHGGDQFNQDNPKQSKKLSSYFNAAYFAFSLGELIALTILVWVQTHSGMDVGFGVSAAAMAMGLISLVSGTLYYRNKPPQGSIFTPIAQVFVAAILKRKLQVCSSNRRMLHGSQNKVPNNVSLSSDTGSLLHTEKFRFLDRACIEIHDGAHTEESRWRLCTVTQVQQVKILISVVPIFACTIVFNTILAQLQTFSVQQGSAMDTRLTKFFNIPPASLQSIPYIMLIFLVPVYDTFFVPFARKFTGHNSGIAPLQRIGFGLFFVTFSMVSAAIMEKKRREAAVNLNQKLSIFWITPQFLIFGLSEMFTAVGLIEFFYKQSLKGTKAFLTAMTYCSYSFGFYLSSLLVSMVNKITSSSSNGGWLHENDLNTDRLDLFYWLLAALSFLNFLNYLFWSRWFSKSSCPSSTLKHAAHAEDYPPAYSFDTAKHVGAVDHKYSLNDIYISTSS